In Candidatus Deferrimicrobiaceae bacterium, the genomic window GTCCGATCGGACGACGAGGGCCCGGAGCAGCCGGAAGACTGACCGGGAAATGGGATCGTCATGCCCACCGACAGGCTGAATCGGTACATCTCCCGCGCCGCGGGGGTTTCCCGCCGCACCGCCGACGAGATGATCCGCAAGGGGAGGGTGACCGTCGGGGGGAAGCGCGAGCTCGACCCGGGATTTCCGTTCGACCCGTTCCGCAGCGAGGTCCGCCTCGACGGCAACCTGGTGATCACCGTGCAGGAAGAGAAGATCTACCTCCTGGCGAACAAGCCGGACAGCGTCGTCACCACGATGAGCGACAAGGAGGGGAGGAAGACCGCGGCGTCGCTGGTGGGCGAGCTCTCCTCACGCGTCTACCCCGTCGGGCGGCTCGACTACCACACGACCGGCCTGCTTCTTTTCACCAACGACGGGGATCTCGCCTACAAGCTCACGCACCCCCGGTTCGGCGTCGAGAAGACGTATGTCGCCAAGATGAAGGGCG contains:
- a CDS encoding pseudouridine synthase; amino-acid sequence: MPTDRLNRYISRAAGVSRRTADEMIRKGRVTVGGKRELDPGFPFDPFRSEVRLDGNLVITVQEEKIYLLANKPDSVVTTMSDKEGRKTAASLVGELSSRVYPVGRLDYHTTGLLLFTNDGDLAYKLTHPRFGVEKTYVAKMKGVPTPGKLDVLRRGLPIEGVLTNPAKVTFLEAREGKAWVSIRIAEGRHHQVRKMFEAIGHRVMKLRRVAIGPQ